The genomic segment aatggcaaaagaacgaagaggacaaaagatgaagataaaaactaaatcccgaaaactcaaaaacaaagaaccctcaaaacgtaaacacaaaattctttaaatgtgttatgagttctaatctctaatgcgtgtattttttaaggttgtaaaagagcctatttataggctaaattcataggtcaaataataataaaataatctaaactaatcagaatttgattgaaacaaataaacagagtttaactagaagattatttctcaaatttgactgaaataggagtcatagtTAACAACTATCaactaaagaaaaggaaaggaaaggaaagtatAAATTATAGCACACACACTTTCCATTCTCAATCTCCttttaattaataacaaaatcaATGGAGTTCTTCAACATAGCTAAAGCAGTAAGACTCCGTAGTCACCTTGGCTAGTACCTACTCGCCGAAGAGGACGAGGAAACTGTCCGGCAAAGCCGAAACGACTCCTCCCAAGGCGCATGTTGGAAGGTTGAGCTCGTCCAAGGTGATAGCCACTTGATTCGTCTCAAGAGCATTTACAACAAGTACTTAACTGCTAGTGGTGAACCATTTTTGCTAGGCATGATTGGAAATAAAGTATTGCAAACAATTCCGTTGTCAAAAAATGATGGTTTTACGGAATGGGAGTCGATTAACGATCAGTTCCGAGTGAAGTTTAGAGCAAGGAATGGGCAACTCTTGCGGGCTAACGGCGGACCGCCACAGTGGAGGAAAGTAATGCATGATATCCCACATAGAACGGCTACACAAGATTGGGTTCTTTGGGGTGTCGATTTGATTGAGATTTTGGAACAGGATTTGATAAATTTTTCTCACGATTCAGAGAGATCTCAACATTCAGATAAAGGATCTGCATCACTTATTACCCATAATTTCAAACATGCATTTGGGAGAGAGGCAAGGTTTctatgatttttcttcttttcattgCTTAAATTTCATCAGCAGCAGCAGCATCattttcatcttcatcatcactattattatttatttgttgttactattttagatATTATCAAGTTtgtaattatttgataaaatatcaTGCAAACATTAAGACAAGTCAGCaccaatcaaaataaataaattataatagagGTTACTCTAACActtttatgagaatttttttatcatctatctatgaaaaattacaaaataatcatctaattatttaattttatttttttaatcatcagatgattaacataaaaaattgaaatactcAAACATCAAAGATGGTTGAAtgactaaaaaaaatcataattggaTAACTATTAATgcagtttaccttaaaaaatcgAAAACCTTAATTAATATCATTGTTATtacaataataaagaaaatataagttTGAATATATTCTTATAAGAATCTAcatcaataaaatatataaaaaaatgaagggTAATTATTTCGTACACTGTTAGGTGGAGTTTTATAAACTTCACAAGCGGATTAAGGATGTGACaagtgttatatttatttatataattaaatctttttTTACTACATCTTATAATACACTTATCAAACCCTTAACATGCTTGTAAAGTCTAAAAAACTCTATTAGCGGATGAAattttttagactccacaaatgAATTCACGATATAACAAatgtcacatttatttatataattaacatAGACTAATTTTGATTTCTattatagtaattaaattatttcaggACTCTCAAGAGTTCTCCCACataaatttgatcattttagacatttataaaaatataatccgcatattatttttttacaataagaaaacaaaactaaaaaattaaactacGCAGTCAAAATTAAAAGACATTAGCCTTATCACTCTCAAGAGTTTCTAGTAGATTTAGGGTGGGTTTgaatgggcgattgggtgcggtgtggTGCGGTacgtttagcttattttttatcttacgttacagtatcgctacagtaactaatctcaccgccaccgttatttttacactaatcgcaggTAAACGCACTGCCCATCCAAACTAACCCTTATAGGAGCTGTTGTCAAAACAAATCAGTAGATATCATCTTGACAATTCGATctggattaaattaatttttcttaaaatatatcTAACCCGTCAATGCTCGATATTTCGTAACCggtatatttaataaatagaaaattacatatttaaacaCAATTAATACATAACTATTTTAGCGGAATAcaacatttataattaaaaaaaaatatttaactctCGTTTTGGGAAACAAAGTAAAATCACAAAAACTCCCAAAATATCGGTTCCTCTTTGCTTCCATTATCAAACTCCATTAAATTTTCCTTTCCTCGAATTTTCCTGTCTTCAAACAGTTTCCGGTGTTAGCTGATATTAATCTAGATATTCaggtaaagaataaaaataaaataaaatcgaaatccccctcttttttttttttaaatcgtagattttgttttgtttgtaaTTGTATTAGAGTGCTGCCATGGAAATCTTCGAAGAAGCAAGCATTGTTCGATTTCGTAGCATCCATGACAAATACTTGCTTGCAGAGGATGATGAGGAAACTGTTTCCCAAGAGCGAGGCGGAACTGTACGGAACGCGAGATGGACGGTGGAGTTCGTGCAGTTCAATTCCACCCATATTCGTCTTAAAAGCTGTTACGGTAAATACTTGACGGCTTCAAACATGCCGTTCCTATTGGGGATGACAGGGAAGAAAGTGTTGCAGACATTGCCAAAACGATTGGATTCTTCGGTTGAATGGGAACCTATTCAAGAAGGTTCCAGGGTTCGGCTAAAAACTCGTTACGGCCAATATTTACGAGCAAATGGTGGGATACCACCATGGAGGAACCACATTACACATGATACTCCTTATAGAACCTCACATCAAGATTGGATCCTTTGGCAAGTTGATATTTTAAGGTTTCGCCACCAAGATAAACTCCCTGCTCCACCTCCTCCTTTTCAAGTACAAGCTGATGGATTTGACAATTCTGATACTGGTTCACCTCCAACAATTTCACTTAGAGGCTCTAGAATGTCTAAAAATGAGGTGAGGTTGACATACAGTCCATCTAAGCTTGGGATGTCCTATTATTGATTGtaattttgttgggttttatatatatatatatatgcaggaAGATGACTCAGGAAATGGATCGCCAAAGGCATTTGAAGGAAGGATTATTAAGTATGAGGTAGTTGATGATAATGGTGATGTAGACCAAAATATTGGAGAGCGTAAATTCATATTTAAAGGGAATGGGGTTGATGATTTGAAGAAAGCATTGAAAGAAGAGAATGTTGTGAAGGAAGAGTTTTCTCTTTGTTCTCGTAACCCTTTGAATGGCAACCTTTATCCCCTTCGTTTGCAGCTTCCTCCCAACAATACCGCAATGCATGTTGTTCTGGTTCCTCTATCATCTAAAGGTAAGGAAATCTTTAATACGGATACCTCAACtcaaaaaagggtaaattaatctctatacattaaattaaaagcGTTAGAAACTAATGCTTATACGTAAAATTCAATCTCAGAACTTCCACAGTACCACGCCatcaacaaaaaataaagaatccGAGTAACATAGTTGTTAATTTCCATAGACTAATAATTTCTGCTTCTTTTTTTACCAGTGGCAGATGATTTATGGCTTTGAAACATGTGAAGGAACTTTCAACTTGTACCT from the Gossypium hirsutum isolate 1008001.06 chromosome D09, Gossypium_hirsutum_v2.1, whole genome shotgun sequence genome contains:
- the LOC107893030 gene encoding uncharacterized protein, producing the protein MEIFEEASIVRFRSIHDKYLLAEDDEETVSQERGGTVRNARWTVEFVQFNSTHIRLKSCYGKYLTASNMPFLLGMTGKKVLQTLPKRLDSSVEWEPIQEGSRVRLKTRYGQYLRANGGIPPWRNHITHDTPYRTSHQDWILWQVDILRFRHQDKLPAPPPPFQVQADGFDNSDTGSPPTISLRGSRMSKNEEDDSGNGSPKAFEGRIIKYEVVDDNGDVDQNIGERKFIFKGNGVDDLKKALKEENVVKEEFSLCSRNPLNGNLYPLRLQLPPNNTAMHVVLVPLSSKVADDLWL